One stretch of Pomacea canaliculata isolate SZHN2017 linkage group LG1, ASM307304v1, whole genome shotgun sequence DNA includes these proteins:
- the LOC112566763 gene encoding uncharacterized protein LOC112566763 has product MGVTQWIIITIILAFIGLLLQVAGYVAPMWIWLETDSFLVGVGLWFTTGCGLSGTCGENTTTPEVSFIYATDGMYRQTEFDAVRALETLGLGAATFLLLVLVVYRMGYGKWDRMGQLNWAAFCLSSLAWLLILAGLVVYCAFFWPVVGTSPLLTRRSFPWSLLMCLLAAFFFIVVCVLIRVKCRDASDYVKNAIPTSGDHKLDLNPVTKTGLMNRYFSPSPYQEDRRSVPALSAYHDEGSSIYAVSSRKHLLGAETHRGSAYDNLGFQGTKGSSYRYLTVQGTDHLSQTDTMMRRPLPLRVVTDNAASTSRHVSTANTAYVTHSAMDDETLLLRDHNTDSRFTNDGRLMAKADYLGPERTVRSGSSQEAPRGSGHYTTHTNPLPTSQVQPGLIRVVPHTDDADVKGYDPTYLYRPYSEHIY; this is encoded by the exons ATGGGAGTCACGCagtggattatcatcaccataaTTCTCGCTTTTATCGGACTGCTGCTGCAGGTGGCAGGATACGTTGCACCGATGTGGATATGGCTGGAGACAGATTCTTTTCTGGTAGGTGTAGGCCTGTGGTTCACAACGGGATGTGGTCTGTCAGGTACATGCGGTGAAAACACGACAACACCTGAAGTTTCGTTCATATACGCTACAG ACGGTATGTACCGCCAGACGGAGTTCGACGCCGTTCGCGCGCTGGAGACGTTGGGACTTGGCGCCGCCACCTTCCTGCTCCTCGTCCTCGTCGTCTACCGCATGGGCTACGGCAAGTGGGACCGCATGGGGCAGCTCAACTGGGCAGCCTTCTGTCTCAGCAGCTTAGCCT gGCTCCTGATCTTGGCCGGGCTGGTCGTGTACTGCGCCTTCTTCTGGCCAGTCGTGGGCACCTCGCCCTTGTTAACGAGGAGGTCCTTCCCTTGGTCCCTCCTCATGTGCCTCCTCGCCGCCttcttcttcatcgtcgtctGCGTCCTCATCCGCGTCAAGTGTCGCGATGCCAGCGACTACGTGAAGAACGCCATTCCCACCTCCGGCGACCACAAACTCGATCTGAATCCGGTTACTAAAACCGGTTTGATGAATCGCTACTTCTCGCCTTCTCCATACCAAGAGGACCGGCGCTCCGTGCCTGCGCTGTCTGCTTACCACGATGAAG GTAGCAGCATCTACGCAGTGAGTTCCAGAAAACATCTTTTAGGAGCAGAAACACACCGGGGCTCCGCGTACGACAATCTGGGATTTCAGG GAACCAAGGGCAGCTCCTACCGCTACCTGACAGTACAGGGCACCGACCACTTGTCTCAGACCGACACGATGATGCGGAGGCCGCTGCCTCTGAGGGTGGTGACAGACAACGCCGCAAGCACATCACGGCACGTGTCGACAGCAAATACTGCTTACGTCACACACAGCGCGATGGATGACGAGACGCTTCTGCTCAGAGACCACAACACCGACTCGAGGTTCACCAACGACGGACGCCTCATGGCCAAGGCAGACTACCTAGGCCCCGAG CGCACTGTGAGAAGCGGCAGCAGCCAGGAGGCACCACGAGGTAGTGGCCACTACACCACCCACACCAACCCCCTGCCCACCTCCCAGGTGCAACCAGGCCTCATCCGTGTCGTCCCTCACACCGACGACGCCGACGTCAAGGGCTACGACCCCACCTACCTGTACAGACCCTACTCCGAACACATCTACTGA